In Fusarium musae strain F31 chromosome 7, whole genome shotgun sequence, a single window of DNA contains:
- a CDS encoding hypothetical protein (EggNog:ENOG41) → MSHSQAINRFIEFINSADATIGNEVIHESAEFHVPFDEKPLKGISGYLEMLGMMRAAFPNIQWGVEQIITEGDKVVLRSKTRGTQTGPFMGFAPSGKSFEIVGMNLFTLANGKIVKEQGLPDLFGILVQIGAVKIPL, encoded by the coding sequence ATGTCTCACTCACAGGCTATCAACCGATTCATCGAGTTTATCAACTCAGCTGATGCCACCATTGGCAACGAAGTCATCCACGAGTCAGCTGAATTCCACGTCCCTTTCGACGAAAAACCCCTGAAGGGCATCAGCGGATATCTCGAAATGCTAGGCATGATGCGCGCCGCCTTTCCGAATATCCAGTGGGGCGTCGAGCAGATAATCACAGAAGGAGACAAAGTCGTGCTGCGTTCCAAAACCCGTGGCACTCAGACCGGTCCTTTCATGGGATTTGCGCCGTCTGGAAAAAGCTTCGAAATCGTTGGAATGAACCTCTTTACACTCGCGAATGGGAAGATTGTTAAAGAGCAGGGGTTACCTGATCTATTTGGGATCCTTGTACAGATTGGAGCAGTTAAAATTCCTTTGTAG
- a CDS encoding hypothetical protein (EggNog:ENOG41), with translation MYGPDGLPLAATSPTSLSVHFEKRVGYPSIFIDRQMLLQVLYKNLNHKDRVLTKKRVTRVELVEGRVQAYTQNGSVYEGDIVVGADGIHSAVRDEMWRLGNEQSPGYFPEDENSPAPGDRTYWFLFDGLPETKRGKDISNYTKADEEGLVKAHHGDHITQDVTFGELYDRKIMSTLVPLEEYVFDRWHYKRIVTIGDSAHKIDPASGQGGNGAMESAALLVNALVRQLKLSPEGLSDSQIDSALSEVHALRYERAKRLVEQANSLQMMISQRFPLARFIFKPLVSLFVPSAFIDIITPICCEATRIQGIPIPKRPHFVPFEDELPAKPIKGCLARRVPWVLATGTLGLSLFAALNNKDPGSGTGVLYSILKQWGAGGLLGKVVGQTSVAGLANLVPVLSGWLIEGSRRGNSLNPLSWTTVYSLIYSLIGPNSVLPFFCLSSILFSTKSTIHRPVDPKMAKSIVPGVLLGYVAPTVAALLPIKDAKVRHYVGTVWQAYPLLCAVFTRGLAAVRGKTTIRGQQKPDTKAKDRPINYAPPSELQVYTNEDVTPLKFSHGIALALCLAGPVIAKAVSTTDGMLSAISQAAPFNQNIGIISAASGLAYSLYAVWELRSLGFVRTKQAVLGGLASVGVLGLAGPGAMIAGIDYWREHVISSLSPDTELP, from the exons ATGTATGGCCCCGATGGTCTCCCACTTGCCGCTACTTCACCGACCAGCCTCTCGGTTCACTTTGAGAAAAG GGTTGGGTATCCCTCCATTTTTATCGATCGACAGATGTTACTGCAGGTCCTGTACAAGAATCTCAATCATAAGGATCGAGTGTTGACCAAGAAGCGGGTTACTCGCGTGGAATTAGTCGAGGGTAGGGTCCAAGCTTATACCCAAAATGGTTCCGTCTACGAGGGCGACATTGTCGTGGGAGCAGATGGAATCCACAGCGCGGTAAGGGACGAAATGTGGCGCCTTGGAAATGAACAGAGTCCTGGATACTTCCCTGAAGACGAAAACTCTC CAGCACCGGGTGACCGAACGTATTGGTTCCTCTTCGATGGTCTCCCAGAGACAAAGCGAGGGAAGGACATTTCTAATTACACAAAAGCTGATGAGGAGGGATTGGTGAAAGCGCACCATGGTGATCACATCACCCAGGACGTCACCTTTGGGGAGCTGTATGACCGAAAGATCATGTCGACGCTAGTTCCGCTTGAGGAATATGTCTTTGATCGTTGGCATTACAAGCGCATCGTCACCATAGGAGATTCGGCTCACAAG ATTGACCCGGCATCCGGACAAGGTGGCAATGGAGCCATGGAGTCTGCGGCGCTGCTCGTCAACGCCCTGGTTCGTCAACTGAAACTCAGCCCCGAAGGCCTTTCAGACTCACAGATAGACTCCGCACTCTCAGAGGTCCACGCCCTCCGCTACGAGCGTGCCAAGCGATTGGTCGAGCAAGCAAATTCGCTTCAAATGATGATCAGTCAGCGTTTCCCATTGGCTCGATTCATCTTCAAACCTCTTGTTTCGCTCTTTGTCCCAAGCGCCTTTATTGACATTATCACTCCAATTTGTTGCGAAGCCACGAGAATCCAAGGTATTCCAATTCCGAAACGACCTCACTTCGTTCCATTCGAGGACGAGTTGCCCGCTAAGCCCATCAAGGGCTGTCTTGCTAGGCGAGTCCCCTGGGTTCTAGCAACCGGCACTCTTGGACTGTCGCTCTTTGCTGCGCTCAATAACAAAGACCCTGGATCTGGAACGGGAGTTCTTTACAGCATCCTTAAACAATGGGGCGCTGGAGGGCTCTTGGGAAAGGTAGTTGGGCAGACCTCGGTGGCCGGCCTGGCTAACTTGGTCCCCGTTCTCTCGGGCTGGCTCATCGAGGGCTCTCGGCGAGGAAATTCACTCAATCCATTGTCATG GACAACGGTCTACTCGCTCATATACTCACTGATCGGTCCGAACTCAGTGCTACCATTCTTCTGTCTGTCGTCTatcctcttctccaccaaGTCCACTATCCACAGACCTGTCGATCccaagatggccaagtcCATTGTTCCAGGCGTTCTACTCGGATACGTGGCACCAACGGTGGCAGCACTACTGCCGATCAAAGATGCCAAAGTCAGGCACTACGTAGGGACAGTGTGGCAGGCATACCCTTTGCTTTGTGCTGTCTTCACTAGAGGGCTCGCTGCTGTCCGTGGCAAAACGACCATCAGAGGACAACAGAAACCCGACACGAAGGCTAAAGACAGGCCCATCAACTATGCTCCCCCGTCCGAACTCCAAGTGTATACGAACGAGGATGTAACGCCTCTCAAGTTCTCTCATGGCATTGCGCTTGCTCTCTGTTTGGCAGGTCCCGTCATCGCCAAAGCCGTATCAACCACCGACGGGATGCTGTCAGCCATATCTCAAGCAGCACCATTCAATCAAAATATAGGTATCATCAGTGCAGCCTCGGGTCTGGCATATTCTCTGTACGCTGTCTGGGAATTGCGCTCACTCGGGTTTGTGAGAACAAAGCAGGCTGTGCTGGGAGGCTTGGCTTccgttggtgttttggggCTGGCTGGACCCGGTGCCATGATTGCGGGCATTGATTATTGGCGCGAACATGTCATCTCCAGCTTAAGTCCTGACACTGAGCTCCCATGA